One part of the Gemmatimonadota bacterium genome encodes these proteins:
- a CDS encoding ATP-binding protein, producing the protein MKFYDRETELALLRDLTERSAQYSQFTAIFGRRRIGKTELVRQHLQNRGIYFFVEKRPSNALLAEFSATLKSHIAHAPTFTDWKDFFVFLFAETQRQPLIVVFDEFQNFLTIELAIYSILQDVWDTWQKQSRIHLIAIGSVVGLMKKVFQDAKEPLYGRLTREIDLSPLPIDAIYQIATELGFQSPTDILTLYGIFGGMPRYYEIMESMGLGGSTIPHILHRALFTPFAPFRNEMRDIILSEFGGTAHTYLAILEAIATGKTRRSEIAGPAGLPATSLSKYLRELSDLFDLIEREVPITEQSWKTKKSRYKIRDPFITFWMRFIYRQLSIYESGNFPYFLNRLNTSVSEFMGFAFENITRELLIQRNHHNAAPFYFHRIGRWWDRQSEIDLVALNPETRQTLFVECKWTSTPVGTDVLQTLKHRAQNLPTSDAFYLITSKSGFTDTLKNLRDPHLHLWDPNDIAAFLCQ; encoded by the coding sequence ATGAAATTCTACGACAGAGAAACAGAACTCGCACTCCTTCGAGACCTCACCGAAAGATCCGCGCAATATTCTCAATTCACCGCAATCTTTGGGCGCCGCCGCATAGGAAAAACAGAACTCGTGCGCCAGCATCTCCAGAATCGCGGCATCTATTTCTTTGTCGAAAAACGCCCCTCAAATGCCCTCCTCGCCGAATTCTCCGCCACCCTCAAATCGCACATTGCCCACGCGCCAACATTTACAGATTGGAAAGACTTTTTCGTATTCCTCTTTGCCGAAACCCAGCGTCAACCCCTGATCGTCGTCTTCGATGAATTTCAAAACTTTCTCACCATCGAACTCGCCATCTATTCCATCCTCCAGGACGTGTGGGACACATGGCAAAAACAATCCAGAATCCATCTCATCGCCATAGGCTCTGTCGTCGGCCTGATGAAAAAAGTCTTCCAGGACGCCAAAGAACCCCTCTACGGTCGCCTCACCCGGGAAATAGACCTCAGCCCTTTACCCATCGACGCCATCTATCAAATCGCCACAGAACTCGGCTTTCAATCGCCCACAGACATCCTGACCCTCTATGGCATCTTTGGCGGCATGCCCCGGTACTACGAAATAATGGAAAGTATGGGATTGGGCGGCAGCACCATCCCCCACATTCTCCATCGCGCATTATTCACCCCATTTGCCCCCTTTCGCAATGAAATGCGCGACATCATCCTCTCTGAATTCGGGGGTACTGCACACACCTATCTCGCAATCCTCGAAGCCATCGCCACGGGCAAAACCCGCCGATCTGAAATCGCAGGTCCCGCCGGACTGCCAGCCACGAGCCTGTCCAAATACCTGCGAGAATTATCCGACCTGTTCGACCTCATCGAACGCGAAGTACCCATTACTGAGCAATCCTGGAAAACAAAAAAAAGCCGCTATAAAATCCGCGACCCCTTTATCACATTCTGGATGCGATTCATCTATCGGCAATTGAGCATCTATGAATCGGGCAATTTCCCCTATTTTCTCAATCGACTCAACACCTCCGTCTCGGAATTCATGGGCTTTGCCTTTGAAAACATCACGCGAGAACTCTTAATCCAACGCAACCACCACAACGCCGCGCCCTTCTACTTTCACCGAATCGGACGCTGGTGGGACAGACAAAGCGAAATAGACCTCGTCGCCCTCAACCCCGAAACCCGGCAAACCCTCTTTGTCGAATGCAAATGGACATCCACCCCGGTTGGCACAGACGTCCTGCAAACCCTCAAACACCGCGCCCAAAACCTCCCAACCTCAGACGCTTTCTACCTCATCACCTCCAAATCCGGATTCACCGACACCCTCAAAAACCTCCGCGATCCGCACCTCCACCTCTGGGACCCGAACGACATCGCGGCATTTTTATGCCAATAA
- a CDS encoding oligosaccharide flippase family protein, protein VQHYDKLIISLFFGLSLRGIYDAAHNFAQIPSGAITMVIVRITATVYARYQNSRDQLSAAYRRTTRLILRTTVPISLVLALEANRWIHIFKPDWAPAAPLLQWLIIYSLCRPLLDDVHALFYSVGSPKSIAKFTSAQALILLILAPYLAHHMEAIGIAISMNAIAIVGFIFALILVRAHVDLPIAKTFAPPLIAAAIGTGMHFASAEWLNTLPIPIGVLAGSAIFTTGYGSGLLIVERKTLIDEIKTVIRTIKPGSGWAG, encoded by the coding sequence TCGTCCAACACTACGACAAACTCATCATCAGTCTGTTCTTCGGGTTAAGCCTGCGCGGCATATACGACGCCGCACACAATTTTGCACAGATACCCAGCGGAGCCATCACCATGGTCATCGTGCGCATCACCGCCACAGTGTACGCGCGCTATCAGAACAGCCGGGACCAACTCTCCGCAGCATACCGCCGAACCACGCGCCTCATCCTCCGCACCACAGTCCCCATCTCCCTCGTACTCGCGCTCGAAGCCAACCGATGGATACACATCTTCAAACCCGACTGGGCACCTGCCGCCCCCCTGCTCCAATGGCTCATCATCTACTCCCTCTGCCGTCCTCTCCTCGACGACGTACACGCCCTTTTCTACAGCGTGGGCAGCCCCAAAAGCATCGCAAAATTCACCTCGGCTCAAGCCCTCATCCTCCTCATCCTCGCCCCCTATCTCGCCCACCACATGGAAGCGATAGGCATCGCCATCAGCATGAACGCCATCGCCATCGTCGGCTTCATCTTTGCACTCATCCTCGTTCGCGCACACGTCGATCTGCCCATCGCCAAAACATTCGCCCCCCCGCTCATCGCCGCAGCCATTGGCACCGGCATGCACTTTGCCAGTGCCGAATGGCTCAACACATTGCCAATCCCAATAGGCGTCCTCGCAGGCAGTGCGATCTTCACCACCGGTTATGGCTCGGGCCTCCTCATCGTTGAACGCAAAACACTCATCGACGAAATCAAAACCGTCATCCGCACCATCAAACCTGGATCAGGATGGGCAGGATGA